The window TCGTAATAAACCGCGTAGGCCTCTGGATTGCCCCGGATGCAATGGCAGGCGATTACCAGTCCTACCTCAATGGGCGCCGTACCTTCGCGGAGCTCATGGAAGACGGCCGCAAAGCCTACACCGCCCACGACTCCATGACCGCCGAACTCTGTTTCCTCAGCGCCCTCGATCAGCGGTCCACCCACTATGCCCCCTATTACTACCTGGGCCTCATCTACTACGAAGAAAAAAACTACGACATGGCCGACGAATTCTACCAGTCCAGCCTTAAATACGGCGCCGACGAAGCCCTGGTCTCCTACGCCCTGGGCGTCAACGCCGTCTCCGCAGGCCGCAACGCCGACGCCATAGCATGGCTCCAGCGCGCCGCGTCAGTTGATCCCAACAGGTACAAAGCCAGGGCAGAGGAATTGATAAACAGGCTTAAATAAAATTGACCGCGCGGATGAGTGACAGATTATTGTATTGCAAAGCGCTTATATCCAGGGTTCGACTGCTTCTTGCCCCAATACGCCGATAGATGCCGCGCCTAGAGTTTTTCGACGACTTCGAGGGAGAGGCCTAGGGCCTTAACGATCTTGTCAACAGGAACGTCCATGGCTTTTAAGCTTCGGGCCGAGTCGAGCTTGTTCTGCCATTCCCGCTCTGCAATTTTCTCTTCCAGCTCTTCGGCGTAAGTCTTGATTTCTGTCACCAGCATAGTGTCCACTCCTTCCATTTCAGTATAGCCTGCATAGAGTTCCCTGACCAGTCTTTCCATAAGGGATTGTATCGCATTGATGTCCTTGTTTTCGAGGATTCCGGCATGGTCGTGGATCTTGAATGTGCCTACCTTGTACTCGTGAATGCTGTCGTCAGGGAATTTTAGTTCCAGCGTTACCGTATCGGGGATTTTTCCCCTTGCGTCTAGATAGATGATTTTAGGCATGGGGAAGGCCAGGCGGATTTTTTCTTTTGTCAAAATCTGGTTATCCCTTGCCTGCATAAAGCCGTATTCAAAAACCCGGACGACCATTTCCCTGCCTTTTTTAGTCTGGGCCTCAAGGTTATAGGTATGGGAATTGTTGATTTTGATCATGGTATCTGAGCGGCGGAGACCGAGATCTTCGCCAATGTGCTCGGTGCTGAGATATTCCACGGGGCTGTCGAGGGGGAAAGTGGTATTGAAGAGGGCATTGATAAGATAGATCACGCCCCTGGGAGAAGAGGTAATGAGTTTTTTGAATACAAGGTCGAAAAGATGTGCTGTCTCCATGGCGCCTCCTGTGGATGTATGTTTCTATACTGTATATGGCATCAGGATGCGTGGCACTTCGTTTTTTGCTGCGTTTTTTTGTGAATTTGGAAAAAATCGTAATTTTACTAGATCAACAACCCGAGACATGCCGCCTTCTACATGGCATTCGGTAAACGCTGTATAGGCTTCAAACAAGGCCTCATTCCTGGCTCTCGGGTGTCTCTTTTCGCGGTTTATGCCTTCGTCTCCGCTTTCGCTTCGGGGCTTGGTCGTCCGTTGAGGGCGGAGCATCTCCTTCCGCCTCTGTTGACTCCGGCGCGGGACTCTCCGGGCCGCGCCTTCCGCCTCTCTCGGTGAAGCGGGATTTTTTGATGGTTACCCCGTGCTCGGCAAAGAGGAGGCGCACGCCGTGATCAAGCTCCATGCGGGGCGGGTTCATGGGGAGGACGAATTGGCGGGCAAGGGCAAAAGCTTCCTTGTAACGCTCCGAAGGGGGATTTACGGTCTGGCCGCCTTCCTCTCCGTCCCAGTCGGCGTTTTCCTCGAGGTAGTCTCGCACAAGGCTTGCCAGGGCCTCGCCGGGGAGGTTCCTGAAATCCCTCTGGTTCAGGGTGCTCATGGTTTTGAGGTACTGCTCCCGGAAACCGGCCTTGGCTTTGAAAAGCTCGGCTGCCCTGGGCTGGAGATACTGGTAGAGGCCCATGGAGTCGAGGCTTGCAACTATGGCAGCAGCCTGGGAGGAATGGAGTATCTTGAAAATTTCTTCCGTGAGCCTTGAGGCGGAAATGGCTTCCAGCAGGGATGACTGTTTCCGTATCTTCCATTTAAGGGAAAGGGGAAGCTTGAAGCCTGTGGAAGCGCCGTATTTTACCGCCCGGATCATGCGCACAGGGTCGTCAGTGAAAATATGGGTTAAGGGGATAATGGGCTTTATTTTTTTTGCCTTTATATCCTTCATGCCCCCTACATAATCCACCACTATTTGCTTTAAGGGATCGTAAAAGAGGGCGTTCAGGGTGAAGTCCCGGCGCTGCACATCTTCTTCGATAGTGCCAAAGGTGTTGCTTGTGGGACCGTCCTTGAGGGAGCGGAAGGTGGAAACCTCGAAAATTTTAGGGCCGAAATAGACATGCACCAGCCGGAAACGGTGGCCGATGATGCGGGCATTCCTGAAAATCCTTTTTATCTTTGCAGGGCTTGCGGAGCTGACTATGTCAAAATCCTTGGGTTTTTTCCCCAGGATCAAGTCACGGACGGCGCCGCCCACAATATAGGTCTCAAAGCCATTGGCCCTGAGCCTTTCGATGACATATACCGCCTCGCTGTCCACGTCCGAAAAATTGATGCCGTGCTCGTTCTGGGTATATACTTCGGCAATTTTTACAGGCTTGCCGTTTTCTTCTGCGGAATATCTGAATCGCAAAGATGCCTCCACATTTAATTCGAATTTCCACAATGGCGCAGAAGCCACGAAAGAAGGCTCTCGGTGACTTCTTCCCTGTTGGTCTCATTCAAAGTCTCGTGCCTGGCATCGGGATAGAGGACGAATTCCAGATCCTTGATACCCAATGCCCTGTAGAGATTCACCAAAACCGTAGGGCTTTTGCCCATCTCCCCCACCGGATCGGAGCTGCCCGAAAAAACATACACTGGCAAATCCTGCCTGATGCCCTGGAGGGCTTCGGGACGGTGTATGCGTTTAAGGAGCCGCATAAGATCCCGGTAAAAGCCTGTGGAGCAGAGGTTCCCGCAGAGGGGATCATCGACATAGGCGTCCACTTCTTTTTCGTCCCGGGAAAGCCAGTCAAAATTTGTGCGGTTGGGCCTGAAGGGCTTATTGTAGGAGCCGTCCGCCAGAGTCCTTGCCAGTTTGGATCCGTTGCGGCTTCCTTTGAGAATAGCGAGCAAGGACATGAAGGGCAGCCCAAAGACCAAAACAGCCCCTGCGGGCCCACGGGTTCCTGAAAGCATGCAGCCCGAGAGGCGCACAGCGTCAGCAACGCCGGGGTACTTTCCGCCCAGGGTTTCAATGTAATTCTGGGAAATGAAGGAGCCCCAGGAATGGCCCATGAGGAAAAGGGGAACTCCCGGCCTTTCCTTTAAGATTGCCCTGTTGATGATGTCAACATCCTGAGTGACCCGGTTAAAGCTGTCCTTGTCGGCGCAATGGCCCTGGAGGCCGCCCTTTCCGGGATCATTGCTTTTATTGGCAGCGGTCCCGCCGTAGCCCCGCATGTCCGCTGCCCACACCTCTATCCCTTCGGCTGCAAGCCTC is drawn from Leadbettera azotonutricia ZAS-9 and contains these coding sequences:
- the pcnB gene encoding polynucleotide adenylyltransferase PcnB codes for the protein MRFRYSAEENGKPVKIAEVYTQNEHGINFSDVDSEAVYVIERLRANGFETYIVGGAVRDLILGKKPKDFDIVSSASPAKIKRIFRNARIIGHRFRLVHVYFGPKIFEVSTFRSLKDGPTSNTFGTIEEDVQRRDFTLNALFYDPLKQIVVDYVGGMKDIKAKKIKPIIPLTHIFTDDPVRMIRAVKYGASTGFKLPLSLKWKIRKQSSLLEAISASRLTEEIFKILHSSQAAAIVASLDSMGLYQYLQPRAAELFKAKAGFREQYLKTMSTLNQRDFRNLPGEALASLVRDYLEENADWDGEEGGQTVNPPSERYKEAFALARQFVLPMNPPRMELDHGVRLLFAEHGVTIKKSRFTERGGRRGPESPAPESTEAEGDAPPSTDDQAPKRKRRRRHKPRKETPESQE
- a CDS encoding alpha/beta hydrolase — translated: MEWLTMDDGVRLFTRRWETAANGPKAVLHIVHGMSEHSLRYERLAKRLAAEGIEVWAADMRGYGGTAANKSNDPGKGGLQGHCADKDSFNRVTQDVDIINRAILKERPGVPLFLMGHSWGSFISQNYIETLGGKYPGVADAVRLSGCMLSGTRGPAGAVLVFGLPFMSLLAILKGSRNGSKLARTLADGSYNKPFRPNRTNFDWLSRDEKEVDAYVDDPLCGNLCSTGFYRDLMRLLKRIHRPEALQGIRQDLPVYVFSGSSDPVGEMGKSPTVLVNLYRALGIKDLEFVLYPDARHETLNETNREEVTESLLSWLLRHCGNSN